The sequence GCAAACCGGGATGAGTTTTTTGCCCGCCCCACTGCCAGTTCCGGGTTCTGGCCGGAGTTTTCTGATGTGCTGGCCGGCAAAGACCTCGAGGCCGGTGGCACCTGGATGGGCGTATCCACAACGGGGCGGATTGCTGCACTGACCAATATCCGCGACCCGCAAAGGATCGCACCTGATCGCCAGAGCCGAGGCAAGCTGGTACTGGACTATCTTAAGCAGACGTCCCACGCTGACAGTTCATCCGGCTATCTGCACTGGTTAAAGCAACAGCGCGCCAATTTTAACGGCTATAACCTGTTGTTTGGTCAGTATGTGCCGCAAACCGGGGTACAACTGCAGGTTTATAATAATCATCAGAACAGCCATATGAGGCTTGAAACCGGTGTGTATGGTCTTTCCAATGCCGATATCAACAGCCCCTGGCCTAAAACCAGCCGTGGCGTGCAGGCGCTGTCGCAAAGCCTGAATGATACAGAGCCCGGTGATGAAAAGCTGTTTGCATTATTAAAAGACCCACAGCAGGCCGATGATGCCGACTTACCCGAAACCGGTGTGCCCAGAGAGTGGGAGAAGAGGTTGTCTTCGATTTTTATTCGCGGTGAGGATTATGGCACCCGCAGCTCTACCCTGCTGCTGATGGACAAGAACGGTCAACTGCACTGGTCAGAGCGCACCTTCGATAACCGCGGTGAAGCACAGAAAACCATCAGTTTTTCCAGCCGCTTTGGATACAATTAACTGCTGTTTTATCATATAACCCATTTGACTCTCGAAAATAATCCTATCGCTGGCATAATAGGTGCTCTTGCCGTCAGGCCTTAAGGTCAATTTTACAGAGGGATATCATGTTAGAAGTGCTTAAGCAGTTACCTGCTGATCCTATTCTTGGTTTATCTACCGCCTTTAAACAGGACACCAATCCGAAGAAAGTGGATCTGGGTGTCGGCGTGTACAAGGATGAACAGGGCCGTACCCCTATTCTGAGTTCGGTTGCCAAGGCACAGAAAATCCTGCTGGCCAACGAAGACTCCAAAACCTATATCACCCCACAGGGCGTGCCCGGCTATATCAGCGGCATGCTGGAGTTGTTGTTAGGTAAAGGCCACAAAACTCTGATTGAAGAGCGTGTGGCAGCGGTACAGGCCCCCGGTGGCTGTGGCGCCCTGCGTATTCTTTCAGAACTGCTTAAGCGCTGTAACGGTGAGCTGACCGTATGGGTCAGTGACCCTACCTGGGCCAACCATATCCCGCTGATTGGCAGTGCCGGTCTGAACATCGAAACCTACCCCTACTTTGATAAAGAGCAGGCCGGTATCCGCTTCGACGATATGGTTACCTGTCTGGAAAAGGTCAACAAAGGTGATGTGGTACTGTTGCATGGCTGCTGCCATAACCCCACCGGTGCTGATCTGACCAAAGAGCAGTGGCATAAAGTGCTGGAACTGGCGCAACAGCGTGAATTTTTGCCCTTTTTGGATATTGCCTATCAGGGATTTGGTGACGGAATCGAAGACGATGTCTACGGTTTACGTCTGTTAGCCGATAATTTACCAGAGTTAATCGTGGCGGCGTCCTGCTCGAAAAACTTTGGCCTGTACCGTGAACGTGTGGGGCTGGCGGCAATGATTACCGCCAACCGCAATGTTCGAGACGCAATTCAGACCCAGATCCAGTCTATTGCCCGTGGTATATACTCCATGCCCCCTTCCTACGGCGGCGCCCTGGTGGATATTATTCTTAACAGCGATGAACTGAAAAACGAATGGCTGGGTGAAGTCACAGATATGCGAGAGCGGATGCAGACCCTGCGCCGTCTGCTGGTCAGCAAGCTGAAAGAAAAAGGCGCCAGCAAAGACTTTGAGTTTATTAACAGTCAAAAAGGCATGTTTTCCTATCTGTGTATCAGCCCTGAGCAGGTGCAACAGATGCGCAACGACTATTCCATCTATTTCGTTGACTCCAGCCGCGTGAATATCGCCGGTATCAGCACCTCGAATGTGGATTATATCGCCGATGCGCTGAGCGCTATCCTCTGATCGGTTAAACTGCCGAATTTAGGTTAAACAGTACTGCCTTCAGGCAGTGCTGTTGCCCTTTTATCTTCTGAATACCTTGCACTTTTTCCTTATTTCGTCATAAAAGCTGACTACACTGCTGTTATGGGATGTTGATAGAGAGGTATTGATGAAAACTCTTGTCGCCCAATCATGGGAACATTTACAGGAAGTGCTGTTCGATGGCTCCTGGAATCCGGCTATTGCCCGTTATCGCTCCCCTTATGTATTCCGCGGCCTGCCTGACAGCCGCTTTGATTTAAAAACCTCTCTGGCCCGCCTTGGCGGCAACTATGCTCAACTGGAACGTCACCTGCTCAGAAACTTTCAGAAATATGGCCATGACAGCTTTGATACCAATCGTTCCATCTGGCACTGGCTGACTCTGGCACAACATCATGGGCTGCCCACCCGCCTGCTGGACTGGACCTACTCACCCATGGTAGCGATGCATTTTGCCACCGCCGATATTGGTCTGAGTAATGAAGATGCGGTGATCTGGAAGGTAAACTATCACGACTCTTTTAAACAACTGCCGGTGGATATGGCCCGGCAACTGGAAAGAACCGGTGGCAATGTGTTTACCGTGGAGCTGTTAACACAACTGGTAGGCGAACTGGAGGTATTTGACCAGCTTGGTCAG comes from Lacimicrobium alkaliphilum and encodes:
- a CDS encoding NRDE family protein, with protein sequence MCILFIAVNKNPQYPLIIAANRDEFFARPTASSGFWPEFSDVLAGKDLEAGGTWMGVSTTGRIAALTNIRDPQRIAPDRQSRGKLVLDYLKQTSHADSSSGYLHWLKQQRANFNGYNLLFGQYVPQTGVQLQVYNNHQNSHMRLETGVYGLSNADINSPWPKTSRGVQALSQSLNDTEPGDEKLFALLKDPQQADDADLPETGVPREWEKRLSSIFIRGEDYGTRSSTLLLMDKNGQLHWSERTFDNRGEAQKTISFSSRFGYN
- a CDS encoding aromatic amino acid transaminase, with translation MLEVLKQLPADPILGLSTAFKQDTNPKKVDLGVGVYKDEQGRTPILSSVAKAQKILLANEDSKTYITPQGVPGYISGMLELLLGKGHKTLIEERVAAVQAPGGCGALRILSELLKRCNGELTVWVSDPTWANHIPLIGSAGLNIETYPYFDKEQAGIRFDDMVTCLEKVNKGDVVLLHGCCHNPTGADLTKEQWHKVLELAQQREFLPFLDIAYQGFGDGIEDDVYGLRLLADNLPELIVAASCSKNFGLYRERVGLAAMITANRNVRDAIQTQIQSIARGIYSMPPSYGGALVDIILNSDELKNEWLGEVTDMRERMQTLRRLLVSKLKEKGASKDFEFINSQKGMFSYLCISPEQVQQMRNDYSIYFVDSSRVNIAGISTSNVDYIADALSAIL
- a CDS encoding FRG domain-containing protein, which produces MKTLVAQSWEHLQEVLFDGSWNPAIARYRSPYVFRGLPDSRFDLKTSLARLGGNYAQLERHLLRNFQKYGHDSFDTNRSIWHWLTLAQHHGLPTRLLDWTYSPMVAMHFATADIGLSNEDAVIWKVNYHDSFKQLPVDMARQLERTGGNVFTVELLTQLVGELEVFDQLGQSDFFLFFEPPSLDGRIINQHALFSVASNAELALQDLIDQTQTDSQQVIIPASLKWEIRDKLDQSNITERVLFPGLEGLSQWLKRHYSPRNGVSE